The DNA segment GTTTTTAAAGGAAAATCCATGGGCAAAAGGGGCCGAAAAAGACTGGGGTAATAATTATTGCCTTACGGTACTGCAGCTTCAGGACAATAGTTTTTTTGAAAAGGTATCCGCAGAAATTAAAGGCATTTATCAGCGGAATCAAAAGGAAAACAGGAATATGGCTTCGATACACCCCATCTCAAAATGGCACCTATATGATAAATTTGAGAATGGAAAATCAGTTGGCGGAAAAATAGATACCCTTAGGATTTTCTTGTTGCTGGCCTTTTGTATTCTATTAATTGCCTGCATCAATTTTATGAACCTTTCTACGGCGAGGTCTGAAAAACGTGCAAAAGAAGTCGGCGTACGTAAAGCAATTGGGGCGGCCAGAAAGACATTGATTGCTCAGTTTATGATGGAGTCTATATTGCTGGCCTTTTTTGGGATGGTGGTGGCTTTTATGCTAATGGAGGTCAGCCTTCCTTACTTTAATGGCATTTTAAATACAAATCTGACCATCAATTATAAAGACTGGGAGTTTTGGTTGGTTCTGATCGGGCTGACTTTATTTACCGGTTTGGTTGCGGGCAGTTATCCGGCTTTTTACCTCTCTTCTTTTAATCCGGTGAGGGTATTGAAAGGATTTAATCTGCCAGGGAATTCTTCCTTATCCATCAGAAAGGTGTTGGTGGTGTTCCAGTTTGTATTTGCAGTCTGTTTAATTATATGTACTGTAGTGATCTACCAGCAACTGAATTTTGTTAAGAATAAACCTGTGGGATACAATAGAGCCGGATTGGTCGAAATTCCGGTTGAAGGCAGATTGCTGAGTGGTGGGAAGATGAAACTGCTCAGGGAACAGCTGCTAAAGTCTGGGGCAGTAACCAATGCCAGCATATTCAGTACCAGTTTAAGCAGGGGAGGCAACAATACCTCCGGGGTGAGCTGGCCGGGTAAAAATCCAAAAGTGGATGTCCTGGTTAATTTTAGGTTTGCTCACTACGATTTCGCAGCCACCCTTGGAACGAAAATGGTGATGGGCAGGGAGTTTTTGCCTCAGCATGCAGACAGTGGAAATGTCATCATCAATGAAACAGCGGCGAAAGTAATGAGTTTATCAAATCCGGTGGGTAAGGTGATTACCTGGGGAGGCGATAAACTGACCGTCATCGGTGTGGTGAAGGATTTTGTGATGGAAACCCCTTATCAGACCGTAACACCGATGATCATGATGGTTAATTCTACCGGAGATGGAGAAGGGGTGTTGGTGATGCGTTTAAATCCTTCGCAAAGTATCAGTACTTCGATGCAGCAGATTACAGCACTGGTAAAAGAGATGAATCCTGATTTTCCGGTAGATGCAACATTTTTGAGCGATAGCTTTGAAGCCAAGTTTCAGAATGAAAAGGTACTTGGTATCCTCGCAAATTGGTTCGGTGGATTCTCTGTTTTTATTTCCTGTTTGGGACTATTGGGCTTGAGTTTATTCATGGCAGAACAACGTAAAAAGGAAATCAGCATTCGTAAAGTGTTAGGTGCGAGTATGATGAATATTTTAACCTTGCTGAACAAAGATTTTATTAAGCTCGTGGCGATTGCCAATCTGATCGCTTTCCCACTAGCTTATATTATGATTAACCAATGGTTGTCTGCATTTGAATTCAGGGTCAGTATTTCTTTTATTCCTTTCGCAATAGCGATAGGTTTATCCTTACTCATTGCATTGCTCACTGTGAGTGCACAATCGGTTAAAGTGGCCAAATCAAATCCCATTGATGCTTTAAAATACGAATAGATTTAAAAAATATTGATACCGGAATATGTTCAGACTGAATCTTAAAATCGCTTTGCGGAACCTTTGGAAGAATAAGGGATATACGGCAATTAACATTGGTGGATTAGCCATTGCGCTGTCTGCATTTATCATGGTGGTTATGTATGTCGGTTTTGAAACAACGTTCGATCATCACATTCCGAACCACAATCGCATTTATCTGGTGGGAAGAAGTCTGCCTGATGGCAAGACGAATTACACCCCGGCTTCCCTGGCACAATCCATGAAAGATGCTTTTCCGGAGATTGAGGCTGTTGGAAGAAGTAAAAAAACAGGATTTGAGTTTGCTTTTAGTACAGATGAGGGTAGGATTTACGGTAAAAATGTACTTTCTGTAGATTATGAAATGGCAAGGATGTTCCATTTGTGGCCAGATGGCGGCTTAAAAAAGCCAGCTGCTGATGGCTATGATTTATATGTACCTAAGGAGTTTGCCGATGTCTTGTTCCCCCGCAAGAATCTCGCGTACCCCCGCTTGGTGACCATTGGTCCCAAGAACGCCGGGCAATCGGCAAACATCCAGGGTATTATTAACTACCGTACGGATCATTCCAATTTAAAGTTTGATGCGATGGTAATTTCAAATGACGTTGGTGCCAATCAGGATCCCAATGCTTTGAATTACCATACCTATATCGAAGTTAAAGCAGGGGCAGATGTTGCCCAGCTTGAACACAAGATAGATGGTTTGTTCAAAAAGGAAATGATTAAAAATGGAATGAGCGCTGCCGACAGAATGATTTCCGGAAGGCCGGTTATTTTTTTAGATCCCCTGGATAACTTACATTTAAAACCCATTGCCGGAAACAATACCAATTATAAAATTGTCCTGGCATTAGGGATACTGGGTTTGCTAGTACTGGTGATTGCCTGTATCAATTTTACCAACCTCACCATCGCACAGACGAACAGAAGGGCAAAAGAGGTCGGAGTCAAAAAAGTACTTGGTGCTTATCGCATGAATCTGGTCTTTCAGTTTTTGATCGAAATTCTGATGCAATGTCTTCTGGCATTGGTAATTGGATTGGCATTGACTGAGTTGTTTCTTCCTTATTTCAATGGCTTATTTGAGACTTCCTTATCCTTATGGAAAGGGAATGGGGCGCTGGCCTGGCAGCTACCGGCTATTTTGATCTTGATTACACTGATTTCGGGCGTTTACCCGGCATTGGTGTTGTCTGGTTTTAGACCTGCTGATGTTTTAAAAGGAAACCTGCAAACGAGTTATAAAACCCTCTGGCTGAGAAATGCGTTGTTGGTGACACAGTTTAGTGTAGCGATTGTCTTTATTGCGGGTCTGTTGATCGTGAGTACTCAGTTGAAATACATGAAGACGGAAGATACGGGGTTTAATCCAGCACAGGTAGTTTTTATACAAAATACGGTATGGTTTAAGCGCGACAATTTTGAACAGCTGAAGGCGAAGGTCAACGGAATTCAGGGGATAAATTCTTTTACTGTAGCTACCATTGTCCCGGATGGTTCCAAAGCGTTGAAAAACAGTTATTCTTTTGAAGGAAAGCTGAAGGACCTGGACATCATTAATGTTGATTTCGACTATTTCGAAACCCTTCATTTGAAACTTAAAGAAGGTCGGTTTTTTTCTAAAAGTTTTAATGCAGATACGCTGAATTCAATTGTCCTGAATGAAAGTGCGGTAGCTGCTTATGGAATGAGCAATCCCATAGGAAGGACGATCAGAGGCTGTGATATGGATTACAGGATTGTAGGTGTAGTTAAGGATGTTAAAGCACAGGGATTTGAAACGGCGGTAGAACCGACGGTTTATGCCATAAAAAATCCCTGTGGCAGCATTAACGAGAAGTCTATGCTGATGGTAAATATCGATCAGGAAAAGATGGCTGCCGTTCTTGCAACGCTGAAGACAAACTGGAAGGATTGGAATAAACTGGATGGGGACGACTTCAGGTATGAATTTCTGGATGAGTTATATGGC comes from the Pedobacter sp. FW305-3-2-15-E-R2A2 genome and includes:
- a CDS encoding ABC transporter permease, with the protein product MFRLNLKIALRNLWKNKGYTLINVGGLAIGLASCMILLLYVAYEWSFDKQTSGYERTYVIYNNQKNGDHTVSYPWTPGVMADELRTKIPGISRASKSTYPAEHLISYNHQNFKKKAVFTDTTFLKIFDYKVLQGNRDQMLKNPNSVVLTQRMAKILFGSENPINKTVKMGGKEDLIVEGVIEDVPVTSSIQFDYLGSWAMFLKENPWAKGAEKDWGNNYCLTVLQLQDNSFFEKVSAEIKGIYQRNQKENRNMASIHPISKWHLYDKFENGKSVGGKIDTLRIFLLLAFCILLIACINFMNLSTARSEKRAKEVGVRKAIGAARKTLIAQFMMESILLAFFGMVVAFMLMEVSLPYFNGILNTNLTINYKDWEFWLVLIGLTLFTGLVAGSYPAFYLSSFNPVRVLKGFNLPGNSSLSIRKVLVVFQFVFAVCLIICTVVIYQQLNFVKNKPVGYNRAGLVEIPVEGRLLSGGKMKLLREQLLKSGAVTNASIFSTSLSRGGNNTSGVSWPGKNPKVDVLVNFRFAHYDFAATLGTKMVMGREFLPQHADSGNVIINETAAKVMSLSNPVGKVITWGGDKLTVIGVVKDFVMETPYQTVTPMIMMVNSTGDGEGVLVMRLNPSQSISTSMQQITALVKEMNPDFPVDATFLSDSFEAKFQNEKVLGILANWFGGFSVFISCLGLLGLSLFMAEQRKKEISIRKVLGASMMNILTLLNKDFIKLVAIANLIAFPLAYIMINQWLSAFEFRVSISFIPFAIAIGLSLLIALLTVSAQSVKVAKSNPIDALKYE
- a CDS encoding FtsX-like permease family protein produces the protein MFRLNLKIALRNLWKNKGYTAINIGGLAIALSAFIMVVMYVGFETTFDHHIPNHNRIYLVGRSLPDGKTNYTPASLAQSMKDAFPEIEAVGRSKKTGFEFAFSTDEGRIYGKNVLSVDYEMARMFHLWPDGGLKKPAADGYDLYVPKEFADVLFPRKNLAYPRLVTIGPKNAGQSANIQGIINYRTDHSNLKFDAMVISNDVGANQDPNALNYHTYIEVKAGADVAQLEHKIDGLFKKEMIKNGMSAADRMISGRPVIFLDPLDNLHLKPIAGNNTNYKIVLALGILGLLVLVIACINFTNLTIAQTNRRAKEVGVKKVLGAYRMNLVFQFLIEILMQCLLALVIGLALTELFLPYFNGLFETSLSLWKGNGALAWQLPAILILITLISGVYPALVLSGFRPADVLKGNLQTSYKTLWLRNALLVTQFSVAIVFIAGLLIVSTQLKYMKTEDTGFNPAQVVFIQNTVWFKRDNFEQLKAKVNGIQGINSFTVATIVPDGSKALKNSYSFEGKLKDLDIINVDFDYFETLHLKLKEGRFFSKSFNADTLNSIVLNESAVAAYGMSNPIGRTIRGCDMDYRIVGVVKDVKAQGFETAVEPTVYAIKNPCGSINEKSMLMVNIDQEKMAAVLATLKTNWKDWNKLDGDDFRYEFLDELYGRLFKKQEQLQSVFYGATVLTIFIAVLGLFAFSAFSTNNRRKEIAVRKVLGATDLQVLSLLNSFFIWVVLIANLIGWPIAYIVATRWLDTFAYRIDVPLQPFLLAGLITMVLTVLTVSIQARKAVKANPVDALKYE